A window of Massilia sp. NR 4-1 genomic DNA:
CCGGAAACTATGATGGATGCGCGCGCCGTCATCACCCGCGTCCTGCAGGGACGCCATATCGAAGCCGTGGCCATCGGCGGCTCGGCCGGCGGCGTGAATGCCCTGCTGCAGATCCTGCCCGGCCTGCCGCCGAATTTCTCGCGTCCGGTGATCGTGGTGCTGCATGTGCAAGGCGGCCGCCAAAGCCAGCTGGCCGAGGTCTTCCAGCGCCAGTTGCCCTTGCCGGTGTGCGAAGCGGGCGACAAGGAAACCATCGTTCCGGGTACGCTCTACTTTGCGCCGTCGGATTACCATCTGTCGGTGGAGACGGACGGCAGTTTTTCCCTCAGCTGCGAACCGCCCGTGAACTTTGCCCGGCCCGCCATCGACCTGATGATGGCGTCGGCCGCCGATACCTATGGCGCCGGCCTGCTCGGCATCCTGCTGACCGGCGCCAACCACGATGGCGCGGCCGGCCTGGCGGCGATCGGCGAGGCCGGCGGCATGACGGTGGCGCAGAACCCGGACGAAGCCATGGTCGGCACCATGCCGGAGGAAGCCATACGCCTGCGCATGCCGGACCTGATCTTGCCGCTGGCCGATATCCGTAGCCTGTTGTCGATGCTGGAGAACACTTGATGGAAATGGAAAGTACCAAGCTGCTGATCGTGGACGACCTGCCGGAGAATCTGCGCGCCCTGAATGCGCTGATCCGCGGCGAGGGGCGCGCGGTGTTCCAGGCCGCCAGCGGCGAAGAGGCGCTGGCCCTGCTGCTGGAGCACGATTTCGCCCTCGCCATTCTCGATGTGCAGATGCCGGATATGGACGGCTTCGAGCTGGCGGAGCTGATGCGCGGCACCGACAAGACGCGCCACATTCCGATCGTTTTCGTCAGCGCGGCGGGCAAGGAGCTGAATTACGCCTTCAAGGGCTATGAGACGGGCGCCGTCGATTTCCTCTACAAGCCGCTGGATGCCGACGCGGTACGCAGCAAGGTGAATGTCTTCGTCGACCTGTATTGCCAGCGGCGCGAGATCCGCCGCCGCGTCGAGCAGCAGGAGGCGACCATGCGCGAGCTGCAGGCCGCGCAGGAGGAGTTGCAGCGCGCCCTGCATATGCGCGACGATTTCATGTCGATGGTGGCGCACGAACTGCGCACGCCGCTGAATACGCTGTACCTGGAATCGCAGATGCGCAAGATGCAGCTGGAGCGCGGCACCCTGCCGGCGCTCGACAGCGTGCAGACGCGCCGCATGGTGGAACGCGACGAGCGCCAGATCCGCAGCATGATACGGCTGATCGACG
This region includes:
- a CDS encoding chemotaxis protein CheB, with translation MMDARAVITRVLQGRHIEAVAIGGSAGGVNALLQILPGLPPNFSRPVIVVLHVQGGRQSQLAEVFQRQLPLPVCEAGDKETIVPGTLYFAPSDYHLSVETDGSFSLSCEPPVNFARPAIDLMMASAADTYGAGLLGILLTGANHDGAAGLAAIGEAGGMTVAQNPDEAMVGTMPEEAIRLRMPDLILPLADIRSLLSMLENT
- a CDS encoding hybrid sensor histidine kinase/response regulator, producing MEMESTKLLIVDDLPENLRALNALIRGEGRAVFQAASGEEALALLLEHDFALAILDVQMPDMDGFELAELMRGTDKTRHIPIVFVSAAGKELNYAFKGYETGAVDFLYKPLDADAVRSKVNVFVDLYCQRREIRRRVEQQEATMRELQAAQEELQRALHMRDDFMSMVAHELRTPLNTLYLESQMRKMQLERGTLPALDSVQTRRMVERDERQIRSMIRLIDDMLDVSRIRSGTMSIRPCDTELLPLLERVVADLETQAANAGSSISLNASHNVSGCWDEFRIEQVIINLLTNALRYGGGKPVAVTLSSTPTQAMIEVADHGPGIAPEQQARIFEPFERVGGKEAPAGLGLGLYISRQLAEAHGGKLAVSSRLGEGAVFSLVLPRQSARPA